In one Candidatus Absconditicoccus praedator genomic region, the following are encoded:
- the dnaX gene encoding DNA polymerase III subunit gamma/tau, with amino-acid sequence MSLYLKYRPISFDDVVEQDHIRDILKSQVKNSECSNNYLFFGSRGTGKTSIARILGKAVNCLESSDGNPCGKCDNCQTIAEGKNLDFVEIDAASHTQVDNIREEILEKALYTPTKLSKKVYIIDEVHMLSKAAFNALLKIMEEPPSYLFFILATTEINKVPDTIVSRSQVFNFKRLSVEYIAQRLEYICDNESINYQKQALKSIANMSDGAMRDAIKYLEQVASLGDVIEENVSVFLGVLDESRLEEFIKIVRKGDFDKVIEFIDNLKNSGIDMYNFVNQLLQHVDKKFMEDPKFYSYFSEAVGETMTALKTYPVSDLVLKTKVYRIINELGFSAQKKESISEDESNNFSDGNIDSGPDKPNLNVEGKEKESSFDTKNSEKVEDSKIEIDFQDVFGKVLENVDKTAIKTILKRYMDVKSYESGVLNLVVINKMQYNIVSKVENKQYLEKIFAKFMDDGFSGIRIHYQSKEDYLNEKL; translated from the coding sequence ATGTCTTTGTACTTGAAATATCGTCCTATTAGTTTTGATGATGTAGTAGAACAAGATCATATTAGAGATATTTTGAAATCTCAAGTAAAAAACAGTGAATGCTCGAACAATTATTTGTTTTTTGGATCAAGATGAACATGAAAAACTTCAATAGCAAGAATTTTGTGAAAGGCAGTAAACTGTTTGGAGTCATCTGATGGTAATCCATGCTGAAAATGTGACAACTGCCAAACTATTGCTGAAGGCAAAAACTTGGATTTTGTAGAAATAGATGCTGCATCTCACACTCAAGTTGATAATATTAGAGAAGAAATACTAGAAAAAGCTTTGTATACTCCAACCAAACTTTCAAAGAAAGTATATATTATAGATGAAGTACATATGCTATCCAAGGCCGCATTCAATGCATTATTAAAAATAATGGAGGAGCCACCATCTTATCTTTTTTTTATATTAGCAACTACAGAAATTAATAAAGTACCAGACACGATCGTGTCTAGATCACAGGTTTTTAATTTCAAGAGACTTTCAGTAGAGTATATAGCTCAAAGACTTGAATATATTTGTGATAATGAGAGTATAAACTATCAAAAACAAGCATTAAAAAGTATAGCAAATATGTCTGATTGAGCAATGAGAGATGCTATAAAATATCTGGAACAGGTAGCCTCTTTGTGAGATGTGATTGAAGAAAATGTATCTGTTTTTTTGTGAGTTTTGGATGAAAGTAGGTTAGAAGAATTTATAAAAATTGTTAGAAAGTGAGATTTTGATAAGGTGATTGAGTTTATAGATAATCTTAAAAATTCTTGAATAGATATGTATAATTTTGTAAATCAACTTTTGCAGCATGTAGACAAGAAATTTATGGAAGATCCAAAGTTTTATTCATATTTTTCTGAAGCAGTTGGAGAAACAATGACTGCATTGAAAACATATCCTGTATCGGATCTTGTTCTGAAAACAAAGGTTTATAGAATTATCAATGAGTTATGATTTTCTGCTCAAAAAAAAGAGTCTATCTCAGAAGATGAATCAAATAATTTTTCAGATTGAAATATAGATAGCTGACCTGACAAGCCTAATCTTAATGTTGAATGAAAAGAAAAAGAAAGCAGCTTTGATACTAAAAATTCAGAAAAAGTAGAAGATTCCAAAATAGAAATAGATTTTCAAGATGTTTTTTGAAAAGTTTTAGAAAATGTAGATAAAACCGCAATTAAAACTATCCTAAAAAGGTATATGGATGTGAAGTCTTATGAAAGTTGAGTACTAAATTTGGTTGTAATAAACAAAATGCAGTATAATATTGTTAGTAAGGTTGAAAATAAACAATATTTAGAAAAAATATTTGCAAAATTTATGGATGATGGATTTTCTGGAATTCGTATACATTATCAGTCAAAAGAAGACTATCTGAATGAAAAATTATAA
- the secY gene encoding preprotein translocase subunit SecY, producing MFKILNYLQQIRESPTVRRKLLFMVAILALYRLMVFVPVPFVDVDTFMMATMDDAGGLEFFAMLLGGTIEQFSIVAVGLIPFINASIIMQLLAAVVPQLEELKEQGETGQMKIQQYTRYLTLPLAFVQAIGMIFFINNILGGDVIQTTVGNVILAAFAMSVGTMILMWFGEMITEKGMANGISLLIFSSIVAGMTSQVYNYIGQAGADIVGIIVFMFLLVLILVILAILLVKTKKDIPIVYSRQGNVEDTASLPIPLNPVGMIPIIFAIAFASFPYLLSQLMVRVGTQNEFVQASASWIETHLNIYTQQPSVIAIIVYFLLIVAFTFFYTIIVFNPDRMADNIQKRGGFIPGIRPGEETAKYINQTLYHLCFWGGIGLGLIGIYSYVLSYIPFIQQATQSVGAIPVVVSGAGIIIIVNVVVDIINRLNSQLAMEKYDKI from the coding sequence TTGTGCCTGTGCCATTTGTAGATGTTGATACTTTTATGATGGCTACAATGGATGATGCTTGAGGTTTGGAGTTTTTTGCAATGCTTTTGTGATGAACAATAGAACAGTTTTCTATAGTGGCGGTTTGACTTATTCCTTTCATTAATGCATCTATTATAATGCAACTTTTGGCAGCAGTAGTACCACAGTTAGAAGAACTAAAAGAGCAGTGAGAGACATGACAGATGAAAATACAACAGTATACAAGATATTTGACATTGCCCTTAGCTTTTGTGCAGGCAATTTGAATGATATTTTTCATAAATAATATTCTTTGATGAGATGTTATCCAAACAACTGTTTGAAATGTAATATTAGCAGCCTTTGCTATGAGTGTGTGAACAATGATTCTTATGTGGTTTTGAGAAATGATTACTGAAAAGTGAATGGCAAATGGTATATCGTTGTTGATTTTCTCTTCGATAGTTGCTTGAATGACTTCTCAAGTATATAATTATATATGACAAGCAGGTGCAGATATTGTTTGAATAATAGTGTTTATGTTTTTGCTTGTATTGATATTGGTGATATTGGCTATACTACTGGTAAAAACCAAAAAGGATATTCCTATTGTATACTCCAGACAGTGAAACGTAGAAGATACTGCTTCATTGCCAATACCATTGAATCCGGTTTGAATGATACCAATTATTTTTGCAATAGCATTTGCTAGTTTCCCCTACTTATTGTCCCAATTAATGGTAAGAGTATGAACACAAAATGAATTTGTACAAGCTTCAGCTTCTTGGATAGAGACTCATCTTAATATATATACTCAACAGCCATCAGTAATAGCAATAATAGTATATTTCTTGCTGATAGTTGCTTTTACATTCTTTTATACTATCATTGTATTTAATCCTGATAGAATGGCTGATAATATACAAAAGAGGTGATGATTTATCCCAGGTATAAGACCATGAGAAGAAACAGCAAAGTACATAAATCAGACATTGTATCATTTATGTTTTTGGTGAGGTATATGACTATGATTGATAGGTATATATAGTTATGTTCTTTCTTATATACCGTTTATACAGCAGGCAACTCAAAGTGTTTGAGCTATACCAGTAGTTGTGTCAGGTGCGGGTATTATAATTATAGTAAATGTGGTTGTGGATATTATTAACAGATTGAACTCCCAGCTTGCTATGGAGAAGTATGATAAAATATAA